The Pseudomonas sp. S06B 330 genome contains the following window.
AAGCCACTCCTTGTTGTGTTGGGTTGCAGACTTGCCTTGCGATCGCATCACCTGCGCGACGCCCTGAGAACACACAATCGGCCAGCGACAGGCCACTGATATACAAATGCGAAGGGATACCCAGGGCCGTACGCCCGGCGGCATACAAGCCGGAGATAGGCTGACCTTGCGCGTCAAGGGCAGCGCCCGTGTCTTCATCCACTTTCAGCCCGCCCAAGGTCAGCGCGCCAAGGGGAAAGATCGGGTTACCTACCGAAATGTCACAGGCGTAAAACGGCCCCTGATCGAGGACCTGACGGCTGCCGGGGGATTTCCCGAAAGCATCTTCGGCCTCACCACGGGCTGCGGCATTGTTGCGCTGCAGGGCCTGGCTCAAGGCCTCGACCTGCATGCCGCTGGCCTTGGCCAACTGTGCAGCGGTCTTGCCCTTGCGTGGTTTGCACAGCATCAGCATCAAGGCAGGCAAGCTCTGGAACCACCAGTACCCGCCAAACAGCGCCTGGCGAATGGCCTTAGCCCGCAGCCTGGCATCAAGCACTAGCCAGGCACGACCGCCCTGCTCCTCCATCAAGGGCTGGCCCAGGGTGGCGCCATAGACTTCCTCGTTACAGAAGCGTTGGCCCTCACGGTTGACCACGATCCCTTTCGGCCAGCAGTGCGGTGGATTGATGAAGCGCCAGGCCGATACCCGCTCCAGCCCGGCGCTGGCTGCCCCGGCACTCTGACCCAGGCGCAAGCCACTGCCATCGCAACCGGTGGCACCGACCTTGAAGTTGCGTCGGTAGTCCGGCGCATGCTCGCGCATCAGCTCACGGTTGAAGATAAAGCCGCCGGTGCTGAGTACTACTCCCTGGCGCGCGCGCACCCGATAAGGCCGTGCGTGTTCGCGTTCCAGTTGGCTGACGCGCTGGCGCAAGCGGTCGCAGTAGCCCGGTGCGAAGTTCTGCCAGCGTTCGGCGCGGGCAGCCAGGCGTGCGTGGGTCTTGGCCGCTTCGCTACCAGGTGGCAGGCGCCACAGTTCGGCACCGATCACCCGGCCCTGGTTGTCCTGAACCAAGCGCCGGGCCGCCGATTGCAGCAACGGCCGTACTCCGGCCTTGAGGCAGGCGCTGTGCAGGTGAGCGTAAAGCACCGCGCCACATTGGCCCTTGCCCACGGTGCGATGGCCGCGGGGTGCGGGCGGCTGGCTGCCGGTGTGCGACGGCACCAGTTCGTTACCCGAATAGTAGAGAAAATAGCCATCAGCCGGATACGAGGTCTTGCCGCCTGGCGGCATCTCATGACTGTAGGGCGCGCCGTGGCTTTGCAGCCATTCGAGGTTGGCCACACTCTGCTCGCAGAATCGCTGCAGAGTGTTATCGCTGACCACGCCGCAGGTTTCGTGCTTGAGGTAATCGAACATCGCTTGCGGGCTGTCGCTAATGCCAGCGGCGCGCTGCTGACGGGTACCACCGCCGGCGTACACCACGCCGCCACTCTTGGCACTGGCACCGCC
Protein-coding sequences here:
- a CDS encoding FAD-binding protein, translated to MQTTDTPSSCSAILAPLRVSDSHTLKWDEQCDVLVIGWGAAGACAALEARANGVDVLIADRFTGGGASAKSGGVVYAGGGTRQQRAAGISDSPQAMFDYLKHETCGVVSDNTLQRFCEQSVANLEWLQSHGAPYSHEMPPGGKTSYPADGYFLYYSGNELVPSHTGSQPPAPRGHRTVGKGQCGAVLYAHLHSACLKAGVRPLLQSAARRLVQDNQGRVIGAELWRLPPGSEAAKTHARLAARAERWQNFAPGYCDRLRQRVSQLEREHARPYRVRARQGVVLSTGGFIFNRELMREHAPDYRRNFKVGATGCDGSGLRLGQSAGAASAGLERVSAWRFINPPHCWPKGIVVNREGQRFCNEEVYGATLGQPLMEEQGGRAWLVLDARLRAKAIRQALFGGYWWFQSLPALMLMLCKPRKGKTAAQLAKASGMQVEALSQALQRNNAAARGEAEDAFGKSPGSRQVLDQGPFYACDISVGNPIFPLGALTLGGLKVDEDTGAALDAQGQPISGLYAAGRTALGIPSHLYISGLSLADCVFSGRRAGDAIARQVCNPTQQGVAYDTTSAR